A genomic region of Sideroxydans sp. CL21 contains the following coding sequences:
- a CDS encoding Rne/Rng family ribonuclease yields the protein MKRMLFNATQPEELRVAIVDGQKLVDLDIETAGKEQRKSNIYKAVITRIEPSLEACFVEYGGTRHGFLPFKEVSPQYYSAAAGSRPSIKEALKEGQELLVQVEKDERGNKGAALTTYISLAGRYIVLMPNNPNGGGVSRRIEGEDRNELRDVLAQMEVPQGMSIIARTAGIGRNLEELQWDLNYLKQLWDAIEGAAKTEKAPSLIYLESSLVVRAIRDYFNPEIGEILIDTDDIYHQAQAFMSTVMPDHVDRIKRYHDDVPLFSRFQIEHQIESAHARQVNLPSGGAIVIDHTEALTAIDINSARSTRGGDIETTAYHTNLEAADEIARQLRLRDLGGLIVIDFIDMESSKNQREVENRLRDALHFDRARIQTAKISRFGLLELSRQRLAPSLEEGNHTTCPRCNGIGHIRGTESSALNILRIIQEEAMKDSSAAIHAQVPVDVATFLLNEKRSDIHRIESRFKISVVLIPNPHMETPHYTVTRLRQDDITADHLQASYKLVEKPEEVKPVIAATAQEIKAQRPQAAVRGITPAQPAPKHAVKEEAKTSLFGSLVGWFKSLGGESEPAKPVAPAKAGRQNPRRERGERGDRNERGERNEGSGNKPRRDRNEGGNKQRRDRDDAPRADNREPKEQQENRAERQPQQPRQPRPANVDKPALETPKPVVAGEQSEEGNGNQGRKRGRRGGRRERERREQQVAAPSGEGVAVQTNEQVTMPAVSEVAAAVTPAPVQRARPTEYIAYPDSMKDSMKKAVPTEVVSYPTQSSPQAAKVEAVPQPAPQVRVAEAVAAVQALPPVDLGSSGLTLIETDPTKTASIAPVQESREHAPRRRQRQREIYTIENSEPLQQVETHTPN from the coding sequence ATGAAACGCATGTTATTCAATGCGACGCAGCCGGAAGAACTCCGCGTCGCCATTGTTGATGGTCAAAAACTCGTTGACCTCGACATTGAAACCGCCGGTAAAGAGCAACGCAAGAGCAACATCTACAAAGCCGTCATCACCCGCATCGAGCCCAGCCTCGAAGCCTGTTTCGTCGAATACGGCGGCACCCGCCACGGTTTCCTCCCCTTCAAGGAAGTGTCCCCGCAATATTACAGCGCAGCTGCAGGCAGCCGCCCATCCATCAAGGAAGCGCTGAAGGAAGGCCAGGAACTGCTGGTGCAGGTGGAAAAAGACGAGCGCGGCAACAAGGGCGCGGCGCTCACCACATATATAAGTCTGGCAGGCCGCTACATCGTGCTGATGCCGAACAACCCCAACGGTGGCGGTGTCTCTCGCCGCATCGAAGGTGAGGACCGCAACGAACTGCGCGACGTGCTGGCACAGATGGAAGTGCCACAGGGCATGAGCATCATTGCCCGCACTGCCGGTATCGGCCGCAACCTGGAAGAGTTGCAGTGGGACCTGAACTACCTCAAACAGTTGTGGGATGCCATCGAAGGCGCTGCCAAGACAGAAAAAGCACCGTCGCTGATCTATCTGGAAAGCAGCCTGGTCGTGCGCGCCATCCGCGACTACTTCAACCCGGAAATCGGCGAAATCCTGATCGACACCGACGATATCTATCATCAGGCCCAGGCATTCATGAGTACGGTGATGCCGGATCATGTCGACCGCATCAAGCGTTATCATGACGATGTGCCGCTGTTTTCCCGCTTCCAGATCGAACACCAGATCGAATCCGCGCATGCCCGCCAGGTGAACCTGCCTTCCGGCGGAGCCATCGTGATCGACCACACCGAAGCGCTCACCGCCATCGACATCAACTCCGCACGTTCCACACGCGGCGGCGATATCGAGACCACCGCCTACCACACCAATCTGGAAGCGGCGGATGAGATCGCCCGTCAGTTGCGTCTGCGCGACCTGGGCGGCCTGATCGTCATTGACTTCATCGACATGGAATCGAGCAAGAACCAGCGCGAAGTGGAAAACCGTTTGCGCGATGCCCTGCACTTCGACCGCGCCCGCATCCAGACCGCCAAGATCTCGCGTTTCGGCTTGCTGGAACTGTCGCGCCAGCGCCTGGCACCGAGCCTGGAAGAAGGCAACCACACCACCTGTCCGCGCTGTAACGGCATAGGCCATATCCGCGGTACAGAATCTTCCGCCCTGAACATCCTGCGCATCATCCAGGAAGAGGCGATGAAAGACAGCAGCGCGGCCATTCACGCGCAGGTACCGGTGGACGTTGCCACCTTCCTGCTCAACGAGAAGCGCTCGGACATCCACCGCATCGAATCGCGCTTCAAGATCAGTGTGGTGCTCATCCCCAATCCGCACATGGAAACGCCGCATTACACGGTCACCCGCCTGCGCCAGGACGACATCACTGCCGACCATCTGCAAGCCAGCTACAAGCTGGTGGAAAAACCTGAAGAGGTCAAGCCGGTGATAGCGGCCACAGCGCAGGAAATCAAGGCACAGCGTCCGCAAGCAGCGGTGCGCGGCATCACTCCGGCACAACCCGCCCCCAAGCATGCAGTCAAGGAAGAGGCAAAAACATCCCTGTTCGGCAGTCTCGTCGGCTGGTTCAAATCGCTGGGTGGTGAAAGCGAGCCCGCTAAACCCGTTGCGCCGGCCAAGGCGGGACGCCAGAATCCGCGCCGCGAACGCGGTGAGCGTGGCGACCGGAACGAACGCGGCGAGCGCAACGAAGGCAGCGGCAACAAGCCGCGTCGTGATCGCAACGAAGGCGGCAACAAGCAACGCCGTGATCGTGACGATGCTCCGCGCGCAGACAACAGGGAACCGAAAGAACAACAGGAAAATCGCGCCGAGCGTCAACCGCAGCAGCCACGCCAACCGCGTCCTGCCAACGTCGACAAGCCTGCACTGGAAACGCCGAAGCCCGTCGTTGCCGGTGAACAAAGCGAGGAAGGCAATGGTAACCAGGGTCGCAAACGCGGCCGTCGTGGCGGTCGTCGTGAACGTGAGCGTCGTGAGCAGCAAGTAGCGGCTCCGTCCGGCGAAGGCGTTGCAGTTCAAACGAACGAACAAGTCACCATGCCTGCAGTCAGCGAAGTTGCCGCCGCCGTGACACCTGCTCCCGTTCAACGCGCGAGGCCGACCGAGTACATCGCCTATCCTGATTCAATGAAGGATTCGATGAAGAAGGCCGTGCCGACTGAAGTTGTGTCCTATCCGACGCAATCATCCCCCCAGGCGGCGAAAGTGGAAGCAGTCCCGCAACCGGCGCCGCAAGTGCGAGTCGCGGAAGCCGTTGCTGCGGTTCAAGCCCTGCCCCCCGTCGACCTGGGCAGCAGCGGCCTGACCCTCATCGAAACCGATCCGACCAAGACAGCCAGCATCGCGCCAGTGCAGGAAAGCCGCGAACACGCACCGCGTCGCCGCCAGCGCCAGCGTGAGATATACACCATCGAGAACAGCGAACCGCTGCAACAGGTGGAAACTCACACGCCAAACTGA
- a CDS encoding DUF779 domain-containing protein, whose amino-acid sequence MWQAVRIGTFCRLRKCRPVATHIPGIYCALNIKKPMTEKLFTRVIATDSALAQLESLREKYGPVLFFQPGGPNDSSTLMCYALGEFNAGSDEVYLDNLDGMPFYVEHEKFELWKRSQLTIDVVKGTGATDSLDHGTGKHFLTRSRLLSDEENKLLE is encoded by the coding sequence ATGTGGCAAGCAGTGCGTATCGGCACTTTTTGCAGGTTACGGAAATGCAGGCCTGTTGCAACTCATATTCCCGGTATCTACTGCGCGTTGAATATTAAGAAACCTATGACAGAAAAATTATTTACCCGAGTTATCGCGACAGACAGTGCATTGGCACAACTGGAATCACTGCGGGAAAAATATGGCCCGGTGCTGTTTTTTCAACCGGGCGGACCTAACGACAGCAGCACCTTGATGTGTTATGCGCTGGGCGAATTCAATGCCGGCAGTGACGAGGTCTATCTGGACAACCTTGATGGCATGCCTTTTTACGTGGAGCATGAAAAGTTCGAACTCTGGAAGCGTTCTCAACTGACTATCGATGTGGTCAAAGGTACCGGCGCAACGGATTCGCTTGACCATGGTACCGGAAAGCACTTTTTGACGCGCTCGCGCCTGCTGTCAGATGAGGAGAACAAATTGCTGGAGTAA
- a CDS encoding TonB-dependent receptor, whose product MTATMPLPGLGLPLRDVAANLQTVKGKEVEQQHSGNITEYLEQNMGSVTVNSAQGNPYQPDVSFRGFTASPLLGTPQGLSVFQDGVRINEPFGDVVNWDLLPQSAIANLQVIPGTNPIFGLNTLGGAIAITTKNGRTNPGGQIEISDGSFGRKTIEFEQGGATDNLDYFVTANDAADHGWAEHNASRIKQMFGKVGYQDADTSANMSLTAANNDMQGTQTIPRSFLSNPGQAYTYPDQNINRAALWSFSGSHFYNDDVQLTTNAYSRNYSNANSSSNVNGNYGVNNSIEATNAFSRIDQNSYGIGFQLSYQGKLAAMENQFVTGISGDFANSRYKNFSQNAQFTADRNTVGIDQFVLGTDAKTYNSNLGIFMSDTLSLNRQWSITTSGRYNDARVTINDQTGMQPLLNGDHVFSRFNPGLGTTYNPKPGLTFYTNYNEGMRAPTAIELACADPSAPCSLPNDFIADPALNPVIARTAEFGTRGKFGDKSKWSASVYRTTLDNDIQFISSSGATASTGYFQNVGQTRRQGLEIAANTIVGQFGIGMSYSYIDASYQTPFVEQSASNSSANAKGNINVQSGNKIPGIPQNTFKLLLDYAAMPQWDIGTNLLYRSAIFARGDENNQDRNGMIAGYSVVNMFTNYTISKHLQLFARVDNLFNRQYADFGVLGQNFFNGPGHSFDGNNISNEQFIAPSAPRGAWIGLRYLWM is encoded by the coding sequence GTGACAGCCACGATGCCGCTTCCCGGTCTCGGCCTGCCTTTGCGGGATGTTGCCGCCAACCTGCAGACAGTCAAAGGCAAAGAAGTTGAGCAGCAACACTCCGGCAATATCACCGAGTATCTGGAACAAAATATGGGTAGTGTGACGGTCAATTCAGCCCAGGGGAATCCTTATCAGCCGGATGTCAGCTTTCGCGGTTTCACCGCTTCGCCGCTGTTGGGGACTCCGCAGGGCCTGTCGGTTTTTCAGGATGGCGTCCGTATCAACGAGCCATTTGGCGATGTCGTCAACTGGGATTTGCTGCCGCAATCGGCAATCGCAAACCTTCAGGTCATTCCGGGTACAAATCCGATATTCGGGTTGAATACATTAGGCGGCGCAATTGCGATTACCACCAAAAATGGGCGAACCAACCCGGGGGGGCAGATAGAAATATCGGACGGCTCCTTCGGTCGAAAAACAATCGAATTTGAGCAGGGCGGCGCGACCGATAATCTGGACTACTTTGTCACTGCCAACGATGCAGCGGATCATGGTTGGGCCGAGCACAATGCAAGCCGGATCAAGCAGATGTTCGGCAAAGTCGGCTATCAGGATGCCGATACGAGCGCAAATATGAGCCTGACCGCAGCGAACAACGATATGCAGGGCACGCAAACCATTCCTCGCTCTTTTCTCAGCAATCCCGGTCAGGCTTACACCTATCCGGATCAAAACATTAACCGGGCTGCACTCTGGAGCTTTTCCGGCAGTCATTTTTATAATGACGACGTGCAGTTGACAACCAATGCCTATTCTCGAAACTACAGCAACGCAAATTCCAGCAGCAACGTTAACGGCAATTATGGTGTAAACAATTCGATTGAGGCTACAAATGCATTTTCAAGGATAGACCAGAACAGTTACGGGATTGGCTTTCAACTCAGTTATCAGGGGAAACTCGCTGCCATGGAAAATCAGTTTGTGACTGGAATCTCCGGCGATTTTGCGAATTCCCGCTACAAAAATTTCAGCCAGAATGCCCAATTTACCGCGGACCGAAATACGGTGGGTATCGACCAATTTGTGCTCGGGACTGATGCCAAAACCTACAACAGCAACCTCGGTATTTTCATGTCCGATACCTTGTCGCTCAACCGACAATGGTCGATCACTACATCCGGCCGTTACAATGATGCGCGCGTTACCATCAATGATCAGACCGGTATGCAGCCGTTACTGAATGGCGATCATGTATTTTCGCGCTTCAATCCTGGCTTGGGCACGACCTATAATCCCAAGCCGGGACTGACCTTCTATACCAACTACAACGAAGGCATGCGCGCGCCCACAGCCATCGAACTTGCTTGCGCAGACCCAAGCGCGCCCTGTTCATTACCCAATGATTTTATTGCCGATCCTGCTTTGAATCCGGTAATTGCAAGAACAGCCGAGTTCGGAACGCGCGGGAAGTTTGGCGACAAGTCGAAATGGAGCGCTTCGGTATATCGGACCACTCTGGACAACGACATCCAGTTTATAAGCAGTAGCGGCGCTACGGCCAGCACCGGGTATTTTCAGAATGTGGGACAGACACGCAGGCAAGGTCTGGAAATCGCGGCCAATACGATTGTAGGTCAATTTGGTATCGGCATGAGCTATAGCTATATTGATGCAAGCTATCAGACACCCTTTGTCGAGCAGAGCGCGAGCAATTCGAGCGCTAACGCCAAGGGTAACATTAACGTGCAGTCGGGCAACAAGATACCGGGCATTCCGCAAAACACCTTCAAGCTGCTTCTGGATTATGCAGCGATGCCGCAGTGGGACATCGGTACCAATCTTTTGTACCGCAGTGCAATTTTTGCGCGGGGCGATGAAAACAATCAGGACAGAAATGGCATGATAGCCGGTTACTCAGTGGTCAATATGTTTACCAACTATACGATCTCCAAGCATCTGCAACTGTTCGCGCGCGTGGACAATTTGTTTAACAGGCAATATGCGGATTTTGGCGTCCTTGGACAGAATTTCTTCAACGGACCCGGACACTCCTTTGATGGAAACAACATCAGCAACGAGCAATTCATTGCCCCAAGCGCACCGCGCGGTGCGTGGATAGGTTTGAGATACTTGTGGATGTGA